In a single window of the Dreissena polymorpha isolate Duluth1 chromosome 3, UMN_Dpol_1.0, whole genome shotgun sequence genome:
- the LOC127872541 gene encoding uncharacterized protein LOC127872541: MSKRPADSSPCPSSKKVKRVCKFQDKWTTEFDCISRSKKGSEFVLCKTCDMDFSISSGGRNDITRHLSSKTHTSNRSSSASTPLIRDAFKPTITDPVAKAEVYFASFVAEHHLPFTIADHFTDLVKVMFPDSDIARKFRCKRTKTANIITKALAPVAQKRVDALCRENKFSIMMDESNDQGDKKCVAILVRVYDSSVIKVTTCFLAMPVCNIGTGENLFSCLNEVFLQRNIPWRNVIGYSSDNAPVMIGKSNSVLSRVREKNPDVVNVGCVCHIMSTCTQYGVKKLGVPVEEVLQDVFTHFQHSSKRRQILQEFRDFTNTDNYKLVRHCSTRWLSLQSCVERFLQQWPALTAYFQSHDDAEKRGSRVAGIAQNLQDPLLALSFRFLSFILVPLNTFNTQFQNGDSMVGYLHGEILRVIRTFMGKFVKTSVINSASDVTKVDFSCRENQHDDDLLAVGMEARTYLAENEDVHPELRAKFFRNVRDFYEEMTSKMIGKFPLTDSILQSLSFLRPEKRETVSSETVVKLSCRLGVEHPDVIQEEFIDFQLLSPSALPPHEMGMTLDPFWAGIGEMKTPLQKPRFPQLFQLAVAAMTLPHSNADPERCFSVLKKIQRDDRENLSMTSIEALLSLKFNEKTACFDTKITSEMCVAAKQVCN, from the exons ATGTCAAAACGCCCAGCAGATTCGTCTCCTTGTCCCAGCAGCAAAAAAGTGAAACGCGTATGTAAGTTTCAAGACAAGTGGACGACTGAGTTTGATTGCATATCCAGAAGCAAAAAGGGTAGCGAATTCGTGTTGTGCAAAACATGTGACATGGACTTTTCCATCAGCAGTGGTGGTCGCAATGATATCACCAGACACCTGTCGTCCAAGACGCATACGTCTAACAGAAGTTCATCAGCCAGTACACCTCTCATCCGGGATGCCTTCAAGCCAACCATCACCGACCCGGTCGCGAAGGCGGAAGTGTATtttgcatctttcgttgcagaaCATCACCTTCCCTTCACAATTGCAGACCATTTCACGGACTTAGTTAAAGTGATGTTCCCTGATAGTGACATAGCGCGGAAGTTTAGGTGCAAGAGAACTAAAACGGCTAACATTATCACGAAGGCTTTAGCGCCTGTCGCACAGAAACGTGTAGATGCTCTGTGTAGGGAGAACAAGTTCAGTATCATGATGGACGAGTCTAACGACCAAGGTGACAAGAAGTGCGTAGCTATTCTCGTCCGAGTGTATGACTCGTCCGTTATCAAAGTGACCACTTGTTTCCTGGCTATGCCGGTATGCAACATCGGTACAGGAGAGAACCTCTTCTCCTGCCTGAATGAGGTGTTCCTTCAGCGGAACATTCCATGGAGGAACGTTATTGGGTACAGCTCCGACAACGCACCGGTCATGATCGGTAAATCGAACTCTGTGCTCTCTCGCGTTCGAGAGAAGAACCCGGATGTTGTAAACGTAGGGTGTGTGTGCCACATCATGAGCACGTGTACACAGTACGGGGTAAAGAAGTTGGGTGTGCCGGTTGAGGAGGTGCTGCAGGACGTGTTCACTCACTTCCAACACAGTTCCAAGCGACGGCAGATTCTTCAAGAATTCCGGGACTTCACGAACACGGACAACTACAAGCTCGTTCGTCACTGCAGCACCAGATGGCTTTCATTGCAGTCGTGCGTAGAGAGGTTTCTTCAGCAGTGGCCCGCGCTGACAGCTTACTTCCAGAGCCATGATGACGCTGAGAAACGTGGCAGCAGGGTGGCTGGCATCGCCCAGAACCTTCAAGATCCACTACTGGCTCTGAGCTTCCGGTTCCTTTCGTTCATCTTGGTTCCGTTGAATACGTTCAACACCCAGTTTCAGAACGGCGATTCCATGGTGGGCTACCTCCACGGAGAGATTTTACGCGTCATACGCACGTTCATGGGGAAGTTCGTCAAGACGTCAGTCATAAACAGCGCAAGTGACGTGACGAAAGTCGACTTCAGCTGCCGCGAGAACCAACATGACGACGATCTCCTGGCAGTCGGCATGGAAGCTCGTACCTACCTGGCCGAGAATGAGGATGTCCACCCAGAACTTCGAGCGAAGTTTTTCAG GAACGTTCGTGACTTCTATGAGGAAATGACCAGTAAGATGATAGGCAAATTCCCATTGACAGATTCCATCTTGCAGTCACTCTCCTTCCTTCGTCCTGAGAAGAGGGAGACGGTTTCTTCGGAAACAG TTGTCAAGCTGTCTTGTCGACTCGGCGTTGAACATCCCGACGTAATCCAGGAAGAATTCATCGACTTCCAGCTACTGTCACCGTCAGCCTTGCCGCCACATGAGATGGGGATGACATTGGATCCTTTCTGGGCGGGAATAGGGGAAATGAAAACTCCACTGCAGAAACCACGCTTCCCCCAGTTGTTTCAGTTGGCCGTCGCTGCGATGACGCTGCCACACTCCAACGCCGACCCGGAGCGTTGTTTTAGTGTTTTGAAGAAAATTCAGCGGGATGACAGAGAGAACTTATCCATGACATCGATCGAAGCTCTGTTGAGTTTAAAGTTCAACGAAAAGACAGCGTGCTTCGACACTAAGATCACGAGTGAAATGTGTGTAGCAGCGAAACAAGTgtgtaactaa